A genomic stretch from Physeter macrocephalus isolate SW-GA chromosome 12, ASM283717v5, whole genome shotgun sequence includes:
- the ADI1 gene encoding acireductone dioxygenase isoform X2, whose product MDGARVHTVWICSSRESSFSSSCIADKCFELDADKYENDPELEKIRKERNYSWMDIITICKDKLPNYEEKVKMFYEEHLHLDDEIRYILDGSGYFDVRDQEDRWIRIFMEKGDMITLPAGMYHRFTLDEKNYVKAMRLFVGDPVWTAYSRPADHFEARGQYLEFLAQTA is encoded by the exons ATGGATGGAGCACGAGTGCATACTGTGTGGATCTGCTCATCTAGGGAGTCGTCTTTTAGCAGCTCATGTATCGCTGACAAGTGCTTTGAG TTGGATGCTGACAAATATGAGAATGATCCAGAATTAGAAAAGATCCGAAAAGAGAGAAACTACTCCTGGATGGACATAATAACCATATGCAAAGACAAACTACCAAATTACGAAGAAAAG GTGAAGATGTTTTACGAGGAGCATTTACACCTGGATGACGAGATTCGCTACATCCTGGACGGCAGTGGGTACTTCGACGTGAGGGATCAAGAGGACAGGTGGATCCGGATCTTCATGGAGAAAGGAGACATGATCACTCTCCCCGCCGGGATGTACCACCGCTTCACACTGGATGAGAAG AACTATGTGAAGGCCATGCGGCTGTTTGTGGGAGACCCAGTGTGGACGGCGTACAGCCGGCCGGCTGACCACTTCGAGGCCCGCGGGCAGTACCTAGAGTTTCTGGCGCAGACGGCCTAG
- the ADI1 gene encoding acireductone dioxygenase isoform X3: MVQAWYMDKSADDPRRPHRGEPARPVGLEQLRGLGVLYWKLDADKYENDPELEKIRKERNYSWMDIITICKDKLPNYEEKVKMFYEEHLHLDDEIRYILDGSGYFDVRDQEDRWIRIFMEKGDMITLPAGMYHRFTLDEKVGLQSSLLGPGLCTDVDTQPCRMRRGYYL, from the exons ATGGTGCAGGCCTGGTACATGGACAAGTCGGCCGACGACCCGCGGCGGCCCCACCGCGGGGAGCCCGCGCGCCCGGTCGGCCTGGAGCAGCTGCGCGGGCTCGGGGTCCTTTACTGGAAG TTGGATGCTGACAAATATGAGAATGATCCAGAATTAGAAAAGATCCGAAAAGAGAGAAACTACTCCTGGATGGACATAATAACCATATGCAAAGACAAACTACCAAATTACGAAGAAAAG GTGAAGATGTTTTACGAGGAGCATTTACACCTGGATGACGAGATTCGCTACATCCTGGACGGCAGTGGGTACTTCGACGTGAGGGATCAAGAGGACAGGTGGATCCGGATCTTCATGGAGAAAGGAGACATGATCACTCTCCCCGCCGGGATGTACCACCGCTTCACACTGGATGAGAAGGTGGGCCTGCAGTCTTCTCTGCTGGGGCCTGGTCTGTGCACGGACGTAGACACTCAGCCCTGCCGCATGAGGCGAGGATACTACCTCTGA
- the ADI1 gene encoding acireductone dioxygenase isoform X1: MVQAWYMDKSADDPRRPHRGEPARPVGLEQLRGLGVLYWKLDADKYENDPELEKIRKERNYSWMDIITICKDKLPNYEEKVKMFYEEHLHLDDEIRYILDGSGYFDVRDQEDRWIRIFMEKGDMITLPAGMYHRFTLDEKNYVKAMRLFVGDPVWTAYSRPADHFEARGQYLEFLAQTA; this comes from the exons ATGGTGCAGGCCTGGTACATGGACAAGTCGGCCGACGACCCGCGGCGGCCCCACCGCGGGGAGCCCGCGCGCCCGGTCGGCCTGGAGCAGCTGCGCGGGCTCGGGGTCCTTTACTGGAAG TTGGATGCTGACAAATATGAGAATGATCCAGAATTAGAAAAGATCCGAAAAGAGAGAAACTACTCCTGGATGGACATAATAACCATATGCAAAGACAAACTACCAAATTACGAAGAAAAG GTGAAGATGTTTTACGAGGAGCATTTACACCTGGATGACGAGATTCGCTACATCCTGGACGGCAGTGGGTACTTCGACGTGAGGGATCAAGAGGACAGGTGGATCCGGATCTTCATGGAGAAAGGAGACATGATCACTCTCCCCGCCGGGATGTACCACCGCTTCACACTGGATGAGAAG AACTATGTGAAGGCCATGCGGCTGTTTGTGGGAGACCCAGTGTGGACGGCGTACAGCCGGCCGGCTGACCACTTCGAGGCCCGCGGGCAGTACCTAGAGTTTCTGGCGCAGACGGCCTAG